Part of the Saimiri boliviensis isolate mSaiBol1 chromosome 21, mSaiBol1.pri, whole genome shotgun sequence genome is shown below.
ctcaggaggctgaggcaggagaattgcctgaacccaggaggcggaggttgcagtgagccaagatcgcgccattgcattccagcctgggtaacaagaccgaaactccgtctcaaaaaaaaaaaaaaaagagacagggcaAGGTCCCCCGGTCCGCTGGGAGCGGCGACTTCCGTGCTCCCGGCCAGCCGGCGGAGAGCGGGGGCCGCACTGGGGAGTGTGGGCTGGGCCGCAGGTGAGCGCGCGGTCCCGGCGAGCAGGTCCTGTCAGCCCAGGCCCGTAACCTCTGAGTTATGGGAGGAGTGATCGCTAGGGTCCACACCGGTCCCAGCCAGGCGTGACGACCCTCTCTTTTGCGGGTGTTCTGGTACCAAGTCTCGGAGCCCAGCTGGCCCGCTGCAGGCAGGGCTTCTCGGCACCTCAGTGAGGACGGACGTTGATGAGGCCGTGAATGAGATTATTTCAGGGACCAACCTCTCGCATTGCTCTGCACAGGACTGGGTGCTCAGTAAATTGGGCCAGGCTGCCTGATGTCACGTGGCCTGTGTTTTGGACCGTGGTTCGTACCTATGCTCCCTATGTCACATTCCCTGTCGCCTTCGTGGTTGGGGCTGTAGGCTACCACCTGGAATGGTTCATGAGGGGAAAGGACCCCCAGCCTGTGGAGGAGGAAAAGAGCATCTCAGAGCGCCGGGAGGATCGCAAGCTGGATGAGCTTCTAGGCAAGGACCACACCCAGGTGGTGAGCCTTAAGGACAAGCTAGAATTTGCCCCGAAAGCTGTGCTGAACAGAAACCGCCCAGAGAAGAATTAATGCAGGACACAGGGCCCTGTGGTCCTACTGTGGCCGGTGCCTGGTCCTGCTACCATGTCCACCCAGCCCCAGAACCCACATCTGATTGGCTTTGTTGCCAGGCAAGTACTGGCTGCTCCCTGATGG
Proteins encoded:
- the LOC120361474 gene encoding small integral membrane protein 12-like, which translates into the protein MRLFQGPTSRIALHRTGCSVNWARLPDVTWPVFWTVVRTYAPYVTFPVAFVVGAVGYHLEWFMRGKDPQPVEEEKSISERREDRKLDELLGKDHTQVVSLKDKLEFAPKAVLNRNRPEKN